Within the Chloroflexota bacterium genome, the region CACGCCGTCGCTCCCGCGGACCCACCCCGCCTCGTGGAGGATCTGCACGGAACGGGCGACGTCGTACGGATACGTGGTGATGGCGCGCTGCACGTCGGCAAAGTACTCGACCTGCGGCAGCACCAGCGTGTCGGCCATCGTGCCCTTGCCCTGGGTCAGGGTGTCGGCGAGGGCTTGCCGGTCGATGGCGTGCGCGAGCGCCTTCCGAACGCGCGGATCGAGGAGCGCGGGGGGCGTGGCGTACTCGGGTCGGAGCTGCGGCGTCGCGATCCGCACGCCGACCGGGCTTCGCAGCACGACGCCGCCGCGGTTGTCAGCCCACTGCTGCTCCAGGACCTTGGCTTGCTCCGCGTCGATGGTGTCCGCGGTGGCGATGTGGGCATTCCCCGAGAGAACCGCGGCCACGACGGCGTTGGCGTCGTCCATGAAGAGGAGCCGCAGGCGCCGAATCCTGGCCACGCCCGAGACGTGACCGGCGAACGCCTCGGCCTCCATGAAGGCGCCAGGCTCGAACCGCGAGAGCCGGTAGGGGCCGGCGCCGACGTACTCGGCGACCCAGAAGGGTAGTCCCACGAATCCCTCCGGATCGCGCTGCGCAAAGGGCTGCGCGAGCAGGTGCTCCGGCAGCGGCGGGAGGTCGATGGCCTGGAGGTCGCCCGCGCCGGCGAAGGGCTGCCGCCAGGAGAAGACGACGGTGCGGTCGTCCGGAGCCGTCACCTCCGCCAGGTACTTGAGGGGAACGGACGCCGAAAGCCCCAGCTCCGGCGTCGCGTATACGCGCCAGGCGAAGACGAAATCGCCAGCTGTGAGGGGGCTGCCATCGTGCCACGTGAGGCCGTCGTGGAGCCGATACGTGGTCGTCATCGTGCCATCCGCGCTCACGATCCACGAGTCCGTGTCAAGCTCCGGCAGCGCCTCCGCGAGGTACGGGTGGGGCAGCTCCCGCTCGTCGTGGAGCACCAGCCCGGCGTTCATGGCGCGCATCGCGGTGCGCGGGGTCCCCGCGCCGCCGGTGTTTCGTAGCGGCTTGCTGGCCAGGCTCTCCGGCGTGCGCCCTCCCGCGACCACCAGGGTCCGATCGGCGGTCGCGCCCCCGCCGGCTTGCGCAGGCGCGGACGACGGAGTCGAGGGAGGCTGCGCGCACGAGGCGAGGAGCATGGCAAGAGCCACGCAGAGCCATGCCATCGCCGGGACTCGCCGGACTTGGTGGAGGGCGCCCACCGGCTACGACGGGAACGCGAACATCGGTCGGTATTTCTCCATCACCTGCTGACGGAGCTCCCGCGGCGCGCGGCTCACCTTCGGGAAGGCGTCCTTCCGGTGGAAGGGGCGGCAGGCGTAGAAGATGGCGAGGCTATTGGTGTGGTCGCCGGACTCGCGCCGCTGCGGGTCCGAGGAGACGAGCGGGTCCAGCGGCGTGCTCCACGTTCCCCGCACGATCTCGATGTCCGTGGCCGGCTCGCAGCGCGTCGTCATCGCCCACATCACCTCTTTGAAGTCGGTGGGGTCGATGTCCTCGTCGACGATCACGATCCAGCGTCCGTTGCGGGTGGAGGCCACGGCCGCGTGGGCCGCCTGCGCCGCGTGGCCCGGATACCGCTGCCGAATGCTGATGGCCCGGATGTACCCCATGTGGTGCCCCACGGCCACGACGTCGGAAATCCCGGCCGCCTGCAGGTCGCGGATACCGCCGCGCCCGTCGCCGAAGTCGAGCCCCATGACCCGGGCACCGGGCCACAGCGGCGCCTGGCTCAGGATCATCGGATTGGTCCGGTGGTAGATCGCCTTGATGCGGATGACCGGCTGCGGCTCGCCCGTGCCGAGGCTGCCGCCCGAGTAATAGCCCGGCCATTCGCCAAAGGGGCCCTCGTCGCGCGCTTCGATGGCCGGCGGCGGCACCTCGCCCTCGATGGCGATCTCGGCGTGCGCTGGGATCGGAAGGCCGGTCAGGGGGCCGGGGATCACCTCGATAGGGCTGCCGCGCAGGCCGCCGATGTAGTCCAGCTCCGACGAGCCCCACGGCTGGCGGCTGTGGGCGCCCATGAAGTACAGCGGGTCGGCGCCAAAGGTCGCGACGACCGGGCACGCCTCGCCCCGGTCCCAGTAGCGCTGACAGATGAGGCGGCCCTGCTGACCGGGGCTCATCCAGAGGCCCAACAGGTTCCGGTCGTGGGCCTGCATTCGATACGTCCCGACATTGACGTAGCCGGACTCGGGGTCGCGGTTCACCAGCGAATCACCCGTCCCCACATAACGGCCGCCGTCCATCGCATGGTAGCGCGGCACGGGAAACTTGAAGATGTCGACGTCGTCGCCGGTGATGGCGTTCTCCATCACCGGTCCCGTCGCGACCTGAACCGGCGGAATCGGCTTCACCGACCGCAGCTTCTGGCGCCCGAGCTGGTTCAGCTCGTCGCGCGACTTGTCGGTCGGGAGGCCGAGAGCGAGAGCCATCCGTTTCGCCGATGCGCTGTGCAGCGCGACGAGCCGATAGCCGGCCGGATACCCCTTGATGCGATCGAAGATCAGCATCGGCGGCCGATCGATCGTCTCGGCGACGACCTCGATGAGCGCCCCAATCTCGCCGTCCCAGTCGGCGCCCTCGATGACACGGTACTCGTCGACCTCCATCGCGGCGTCGACGTACTCCTGCAGCCCATTGAATACTGTTCCTGTCACGTCGCACTCCTTGGACTTCGTAAACCCGACGCTCATCATATCTCACCGCCGGACCGGGCTATACTGCCTCGGGCCACGCGCCCCCCGTCGACTGAAGGAGGTCACGATGGCTGATTACGCGCCCATCGAGCTGCGCGCGCAGTTCCGCGCCGGCCACTCGACGATCTGGGAGCTTGCCGACAAGGCGGGCATCCTCGCTCGTCTCAACATGCGCCTCGCGAGCCTCGAGTTCTGCGCCAGCTCGACGGTGGCCGAGGCCGCCCTGTACGACGGATCGATCGACGTCGTGGCGGGCAATCACATCAGTCCATATGCGAAAGTCGCCCAGGGCCACCCCATCGTATGCCTCGCATCTCCCGGCAACCGCGTGCGCGACTCCCTGGTGTCGCGCGAGCCCATCGCTTCCATCGCCCAGCTCAAGGGCAAGCGCCTCGCCGACACCGCCATCGAAGACCCGATTGGCGGGTACCACCACATCCGCGGCAACCACATGCTGTACGTGATGCAGGGCGGGCTCCGCATCGACGACGTCGAGTGGGTGGTCGTGGCGGACTACATGGGCGAGGAGTTCCGCCAGGCGCAGCTCAAGGCCATGCACGACGGCACCGCCGACGCCACCTTCGTCACCGGGAGCACCGAGGAGTACGAGCGGAACGGCTTCCACGTCCTCCGCCTCGAGCCGCTGCCGATGATCACCGGGCCGACGATCACCACGTCCTTCACCGCGCTAGCGGCGAAGGACCGCCTCGGCGAGCGGCTCGTGAAGGCGATGATCCTGACGATCCACTTCGCCAAAACACATCAGGGCGAGGCGCAACAGATCCTCGGCGGTCCGTCCCTCGCCTTCCCCGAGGGAGGGAACCGGGGTCGAGCCGCCAGCATGGCGCGCTTGCCCCTGAAGCCGTATCCGGACCCGGTGGCGGTGGCCAACGCGTACGAGCTGTGCTGCATGCAGTACCCCATCGCGCGGGAGGTGAGCCCGCTGGCCCTCTGGGACCTCCACTACCTCCGCGAGCTGGACTACTCGGGCTTCATCGACGAGCTCGCCACGGAGACGCGGGGGTAGCGAGCCGGTGGGTACGCCCTCGCGCCTCATCGCCAGCGTCTTCCTGTTCGTGCTCGCGGCATCCTGCGGCGCCCCATCGCCATCGACCCCGGCTGCGCAGTCGCAGGCTCAGACGGGCGCGAGCACGCCCAAGCGCATCACCATCGCCATCAAGGGCGATCCGCCAACGCTGAGCGACAAGATCAACAGCGCGGGGTCCGGCGGCGTGCCGGGCGTCTCCGAGGTCCAGCGGCTCGTGCAGTCCGGCCTGGCGGTGCCCGACGACACGGGCACGCTTCAGCCCCTCATGGCCGAAGCGGTCCCAAGCACGGCGAACGGCTTCTGGCGTGTGCTGCCGGACGGTCGGATGGAGACGACGTGGCGAATTCGCGACGGCGCCCACTGGCACGACGGCGCGCCGTTCACCGCCGACGACCTGGTCTTCACGGCGACGGTCGGGCAGGATCGCGAGCTTCCTCAGTTCGCCGACCGCGCGTTTTCATTTCTCGAGGGCCTCGATGTCGTCGACGACCGAACGGTCACCGCGCGCTGGAGTCGGCCGTATATCGAAGCGGACGCGATGTTCACGGAGCTGCACGCCCTTCCGCTCCCGCGGCACCTTCTCGAGCAGGCCTACACCGACAACAAGGCCGGCTTCGTGGAGCTGCCGTATTGGACGCGCGACTTCGTCGGGACCGGCCCCTACCGCGTGCGCGAGTGGGAGGGCGGCAGCCACCTCATCGTCAGCGCCGACGAGCGCTATCCGCTGGGCCGGCCGAAGATCGACGAGATCGAGGTGAAGTTCATACCGGACCCCAACACGATGCTCGCCAACCTCATGGCCGGCGCTGTGGACCTCACCATGGGGCGCGGGCTGGCGCTGGAGCAGGCGCAGACCGTCCAGGCCCAGCGCTCCAACATTCGGATGGACGTCGCCGTCGACGGCTGCCTCTGCGCCTTCCCGCAATATCTGAATCCGAATCCGCCCGTCATCGCCGATGTGGCGTTTCGCCGCGCGCTCCTCTATGCCCTCGACCGGAAGGAGCTGGCCAACAGTCTCGAGCAGGGGCTGGTCCCGCCGGCGGAGATCTTCATCGGGCCCAACCAGCCCGAGTTCCGCAACATCCAGTCGGCCATCGTGCACTACGACCACGATCCTCGTCGGGCGGCGCAGCTCATCGAGTCGCTGGGATTCGTTCGGGGCGGCGATGGCTTCTTCCACGACCCGACCGGCCAGCGCCTGAGCGTCGAGATGCGAACGACGCCCGGCGTCGAGACGGGAAAGAATCTCGTGTTCGCCGTCGCCGACGCCTGGCAGGAGGCGGGCATCGGCGCCGAGCCGATGGTCATCCCGCCGCAGCTCGCCACCGACCGGGAGTGGCGCGCCAACTTCCCCGGCTATGACATGGTGAACCAGCCCAGCAATCTGACCCTGCTGCAGCGCTTCCTGGGCCGAGAATCCTCGCTCCCGGAGAATCAGTACCGGGGCAACAATCGCATGCGGTACGCGAGCCCGGAGCTGGACGCCATCATCGAGCGATATTTCGTCACGGTCCCGTGGGACGAGCGGATGGACGTGGCGCGCCAGGCCGTCCATCACATCACGGACCTCGTCGTCAACACGAGCCTGCTCTACAACACGACGATCACGCTCTCAAACGCGAACCTCTCCGGCCCGACGGCGACCAACAACGCCTGGAATGCCCATACCTGGGACCTGGGCTAACCGGCGGCGCAGCCGTCGATGGCGGCGCGCAGCCACGCCTCATCGACGGCGGTCCCGATGAAGACGCCGTACGGGTCCTGCTGCCCGGACGCCATCACGATCCCCGGCCGGCGAATGAGCTGGAAGGGGGCGATCTGCACCAGGGCCGGCGCCACGAATTGGAAGATGTGAAGGCCCGGTTCGTCGTCCAGCCCGACGAACCCTTTGGCCCGGAGGATCGACGGCGGCAAGCTGCCGAGCAGCGCCTGGAACCGCTCGCGGTCCAGCGCGCGCGGGATCGAGACCGACACCGTGTGGGGCAGCGGATGCCTGGGCGGCCCGTCGGCGAGCAGGCGGTCGAGCGCCTCCTCGTGCGCCACGGCGGTATCCAGGACCGCGCGCAGCTCGCGCTCGGTGAGCGCGCGCGGGGCGAGCGGAGCGTCGGGATTGGTGAGGAGAATGGCGCTCGTGGCCGCTTCCACGCGGCCGGCAGGAACGAGGTCGGTCTTCGTCAGCACGATGAGGTCCGCGAGCTCGATCTGCCGCCGAACGATGGGATCGCTTCCCAGGGGATCCGGGTAGCGGGTCGCGTCGACGAGGCTGATGCAGCGCGGCGTCTGGATGACGCGACGCAGATCCGGCTCCGTGAGCTGGTTCAGCATGTCCGCCGCATCCGCCACGCCGGTCGTCTCGAAGAGCACGATCTCGCGGCGTAGCTCCCGCATCCCCTCCAGCACCTCGTCCAGGTCCGTTCCGTCGGAGCAGCACGCGCACGCGCCGTTCAGCGCGTCGACGGCCGCGTGCGGCCAGCCGGTCTCGGCGAGCACCATCGCGTCGACTCCTAGGTCCGCGATGTCGTTCACGACGAGGCCGACGCGGTAGCCGGCGTCGATACAGGATCGGGCGAGCCGGGCCATGAGCGTGGTCTTCCCGCTCCCCAGCACGCCCGCCAGGACGTACATGGCCATGGGGCCGGTCGAAGTCGAAGCGTTCACGGCAGAGATCGTACACT harbors:
- a CDS encoding GTP-binding protein produces the protein MNASTSTGPMAMYVLAGVLGSGKTTLMARLARSCIDAGYRVGLVVNDIADLGVDAMVLAETGWPHAAVDALNGACACCSDGTDLDEVLEGMRELRREIVLFETTGVADAADMLNQLTEPDLRRVIQTPRCISLVDATRYPDPLGSDPIVRRQIELADLIVLTKTDLVPAGRVEAATSAILLTNPDAPLAPRALTERELRAVLDTAVAHEEALDRLLADGPPRHPLPHTVSVSIPRALDRERFQALLGSLPPSILRAKGFVGLDDEPGLHIFQFVAPALVQIAPFQLIRRPGIVMASGQQDPYGVFIGTAVDEAWLRAAIDGCAAG
- a CDS encoding ABC transporter substrate-binding protein, with protein sequence MGTPSRLIASVFLFVLAASCGAPSPSTPAAQSQAQTGASTPKRITIAIKGDPPTLSDKINSAGSGGVPGVSEVQRLVQSGLAVPDDTGTLQPLMAEAVPSTANGFWRVLPDGRMETTWRIRDGAHWHDGAPFTADDLVFTATVGQDRELPQFADRAFSFLEGLDVVDDRTVTARWSRPYIEADAMFTELHALPLPRHLLEQAYTDNKAGFVELPYWTRDFVGTGPYRVREWEGGSHLIVSADERYPLGRPKIDEIEVKFIPDPNTMLANLMAGAVDLTMGRGLALEQAQTVQAQRSNIRMDVAVDGCLCAFPQYLNPNPPVIADVAFRRALLYALDRKELANSLEQGLVPPAEIFIGPNQPEFRNIQSAIVHYDHDPRRAAQLIESLGFVRGGDGFFHDPTGQRLSVEMRTTPGVETGKNLVFAVADAWQEAGIGAEPMVIPPQLATDREWRANFPGYDMVNQPSNLTLLQRFLGRESSLPENQYRGNNRMRYASPELDAIIERYFVTVPWDERMDVARQAVHHITDLVVNTSLLYNTTITLSNANLSGPTATNNAWNAHTWDLG
- a CDS encoding ABC transporter substrate-binding protein, coding for MAWLCVALAMLLASCAQPPSTPSSAPAQAGGGATADRTLVVAGGRTPESLASKPLRNTGGAGTPRTAMRAMNAGLVLHDERELPHPYLAEALPELDTDSWIVSADGTMTTTYRLHDGLTWHDGSPLTAGDFVFAWRVYATPELGLSASVPLKYLAEVTAPDDRTVVFSWRQPFAGAGDLQAIDLPPLPEHLLAQPFAQRDPEGFVGLPFWVAEYVGAGPYRLSRFEPGAFMEAEAFAGHVSGVARIRRLRLLFMDDANAVVAAVLSGNAHIATADTIDAEQAKVLEQQWADNRGGVVLRSPVGVRIATPQLRPEYATPPALLDPRVRKALAHAIDRQALADTLTQGKGTMADTLVLPQVEYFADVQRAITTYPYDVARSVQILHEAGWVRGSDGVLADASQNRFAVEVEVAAGARNDIEVEIMADSLRQAGVDPSVRVIPRAQITDRQMRSMLPGILNVSHQRAFVPPVDRLRSSEIPTAESRWQGNNQGGWSNPDFDRLVTAYETTLDRAGRNAQVVAMMKLVSEEEPVIPLYYNLSFFAHVSSLQGPMVSVSDDVANWNLPDWSWRD
- a CDS encoding UbiD family decarboxylase gives rise to the protein MTGTVFNGLQEYVDAAMEVDEYRVIEGADWDGEIGALIEVVAETIDRPPMLIFDRIKGYPAGYRLVALHSASAKRMALALGLPTDKSRDELNQLGRQKLRSVKPIPPVQVATGPVMENAITGDDVDIFKFPVPRYHAMDGGRYVGTGDSLVNRDPESGYVNVGTYRMQAHDRNLLGLWMSPGQQGRLICQRYWDRGEACPVVATFGADPLYFMGAHSRQPWGSSELDYIGGLRGSPIEVIPGPLTGLPIPAHAEIAIEGEVPPPAIEARDEGPFGEWPGYYSGGSLGTGEPQPVIRIKAIYHRTNPMILSQAPLWPGARVMGLDFGDGRGGIRDLQAAGISDVVAVGHHMGYIRAISIRQRYPGHAAQAAHAAVASTRNGRWIVIVDEDIDPTDFKEVMWAMTTRCEPATDIEIVRGTWSTPLDPLVSSDPQRRESGDHTNSLAIFYACRPFHRKDAFPKVSRAPRELRQQVMEKYRPMFAFPS